From Psychrobacillus sp. FSL K6-2836, a single genomic window includes:
- a CDS encoding carbohydrate ABC transporter permease: MMRRFFKRFTWSHFIISTILLILSFMILIPILNLLAMSFSDPLQVHKLSGLDIIPKGFSFINYEVLFSNPLIVRSIFNSLFLTIVGTALNLFLTALAAYVLAKTEFVGKRVVVVFLIVIMVFEPGLIPEYLLVKDLGLLDTYASLLLYKTINIFYLFILMRFFEEVPDGILEAARIDGAGHFRIFTRIMLPLSKPGLATLGLFYGVYHWNEYFRATIYLTDPNKWPLQVVLRQFVVERDNTTLLGAQNVLSYEQVQALDFGSLQAGTIIISIVPLLVFYPFILKYYAKGTLEGGVKD; the protein is encoded by the coding sequence ATGATGCGACGTTTTTTTAAGCGCTTTACTTGGTCTCACTTTATCATTTCTACAATTTTGTTAATCCTGTCATTTATGATTCTAATTCCTATCTTGAATCTTTTAGCAATGTCCTTCTCAGACCCTTTACAGGTCCATAAACTTAGTGGGTTGGATATTATTCCAAAAGGTTTTTCATTTATCAATTATGAGGTGTTATTTTCAAATCCACTTATAGTTAGAAGTATTTTCAATAGCCTTTTTCTTACAATTGTCGGGACTGCTTTAAATCTGTTTCTGACTGCTTTAGCTGCTTATGTTTTAGCGAAGACAGAATTTGTAGGTAAACGAGTTGTTGTTGTCTTTTTAATAGTGATTATGGTTTTTGAGCCAGGTCTCATCCCGGAATATCTTCTAGTTAAAGACTTAGGGTTACTTGACACTTATGCTTCTCTATTACTATATAAAACGATTAATATTTTTTATTTGTTTATCCTAATGCGATTTTTTGAAGAAGTACCAGATGGTATTTTGGAAGCAGCAAGAATCGATGGAGCAGGACATTTTCGAATTTTTACTCGAATTATGTTACCACTATCCAAACCAGGTTTGGCTACATTGGGACTATTTTATGGAGTCTATCATTGGAACGAATATTTCCGCGCAACGATTTACTTAACAGACCCAAATAAATGGCCATTGCAAGTAGTTCTTCGGCAATTTGTAGTAGAAAGAGACAATACTACTCTCTTAGGAGCACAGAATGTCCTTTCTTATGAGCAAGTCCAAGCACTAGATTTTGGTTCTTTACAAGCGGGAACAATTATTATTTCCATCGTTCCATTGCTTGTTTTCTATCCTTTTATTCTTAAATATTATGCGAAAGGAACACTAGAAGGAGGGGTAAAGGATTAA
- a CDS encoding TRAP transporter large permease: protein MEMMIVLAVLLILFFLNVPIAFALVISTATYFIFQNNFSTTIIIQRMIGGIESIPLLAIIFFITAGILMNYTGITMRMLRFAEIITRPLPGGLAQVNVVLSTMMGGLSGSNIADAAMQAKVLVPEMVQKGYSKGFSTALTAATSLITPIIPPGIALIMYGYIGNVSIGKLFLAGVIPGLALCIMMMVYVHIYAKKNNLETENKKKITLKEFLFALKDAILALLLPLIIIGGIRLGIFSATEAGAIAVLYALVLGLVVYREMNFKQLVSALVETVHTSASILIIIAAGSAFAWVLTLEQVPQKMTEFMTGFISSPLMFFIVVLIFLLVVGMFIEGNVALVILTPLFMPMLMTYGIDPVHFGIFFIVCLSIGTLTPPLGTIMFTTCAITGTKIEDFIKHITPFWILLVIAAILFAFIPAISMFLPNLLF from the coding sequence ATGGAAATGATGATAGTTCTTGCAGTCTTATTAATATTATTTTTTCTAAATGTACCAATTGCCTTTGCTCTCGTTATTAGTACAGCAACTTATTTTATCTTCCAAAATAATTTTTCAACTACAATTATTATTCAGCGGATGATTGGTGGGATAGAATCTATACCACTTTTGGCAATCATTTTCTTTATCACTGCTGGAATTCTTATGAACTATACAGGCATTACTATGCGTATGTTGCGGTTTGCAGAAATTATTACACGTCCACTACCTGGTGGACTGGCTCAAGTAAATGTTGTACTAAGTACCATGATGGGTGGATTATCTGGATCTAATATTGCTGATGCAGCGATGCAAGCAAAAGTTCTTGTACCAGAAATGGTGCAAAAAGGATATAGTAAAGGCTTTTCTACTGCACTAACAGCTGCTACATCTTTAATAACACCAATCATTCCTCCAGGCATTGCATTAATCATGTATGGATATATTGGAAACGTTTCAATTGGAAAGCTATTTTTAGCTGGAGTAATCCCAGGATTAGCATTATGTATCATGATGATGGTTTATGTTCATATATACGCTAAAAAGAACAACTTAGAAACTGAGAATAAAAAGAAGATTACATTAAAAGAATTCCTTTTTGCATTAAAAGATGCAATCTTGGCACTTTTATTGCCTTTAATAATTATTGGAGGAATACGTTTAGGAATTTTTAGTGCTACAGAAGCAGGAGCTATAGCGGTATTATATGCACTTGTTCTTGGTCTTGTAGTTTATAGAGAAATGAATTTCAAACAATTAGTCAGTGCATTAGTTGAAACAGTACATACTTCAGCATCTATTTTAATCATTATTGCTGCAGGGTCAGCATTCGCTTGGGTACTTACTTTAGAGCAAGTTCCTCAGAAAATGACAGAGTTTATGACAGGATTTATATCATCACCATTAATGTTCTTTATTGTTGTACTTATCTTCTTATTAGTTGTAGGTATGTTCATTGAAGGGAATGTGGCGTTGGTTATTTTAACTCCATTATTTATGCCAATGTTAATGACTTATGGAATAGACCCAGTCCATTTTGGTATTTTCTTTATTGTTTGTTTGAGTATTGGGACGTTAACACCTCCTCTAGGAACAATAATGTTCACAACTTGTGCGATTACTGGAACAAAAATTGAAGACTTTATCAAACATATAACGCCATTTTGGATTTTACTTGTTATTGCGGCAATACTATTTGCTTTTATACCGGCAATTTCGATGTTCTTACCAAATCTATTATTTTAA
- a CDS encoding tagaturonate reductase has protein sequence MNLPTQLNLEHLKDKDISHQNNIFPERVLQIGEGNFMRGFIDWMVFEMNNKTNFQGSVVTIQPTPRGKIIPKLNRQDGLYTLVRRGIEYGKPVEKIEIISSITRGINPYSDWGEALTVATSEYIEFLFSNTTEAGLVYENEAYQESVSPLSFPGKVVALLFHRYQYYNGAKDKGWIIIPCELVENNGDVLKSICQQIIKDWKLPILFSKWIDESCTFCNTLVDRIVPGYPDKEADNWFERLGYSDELLTMAEPYHLFVIEGPKQLSGKLPFVEAGLNVKFEPIEFYRNLKVRLLNGPHSIMSVIGLQLEVETVKEALEHPLLGNFIQNVMRKEIALTLPKSEDKKINEYISEVIDRFSNPYLHHLLKDISLNSYSKFYVRLWPIVRESDKGYRKKLLFSLAALITFFYNREGIKDNEEVVSMFAELYSSNFTNQSVLQKFIEEKILLSWGMDTSEISDVAQELVQSISIILNEGMEKALALQLK, from the coding sequence GTGAATTTACCTACCCAATTAAATTTAGAGCATTTGAAAGATAAAGACATATCTCACCAAAATAATATTTTTCCTGAACGTGTTTTACAAATAGGTGAAGGTAATTTTATGCGAGGCTTCATTGATTGGATGGTTTTTGAGATGAATAACAAAACTAATTTCCAAGGAAGCGTAGTTACAATTCAGCCAACGCCTAGAGGTAAAATCATACCAAAGTTAAATCGACAAGATGGCTTGTATACTCTTGTTCGACGTGGGATTGAATATGGAAAACCTGTAGAAAAAATTGAAATCATTAGTTCGATCACTAGGGGAATAAATCCATATTCGGACTGGGGTGAAGCTTTAACAGTAGCAACTTCAGAATATATTGAATTTCTCTTTTCCAATACAACCGAGGCAGGACTTGTTTATGAAAATGAAGCATATCAAGAATCTGTCTCACCTTTATCCTTTCCTGGAAAAGTAGTTGCATTACTTTTTCACCGATATCAATACTATAACGGTGCAAAGGACAAAGGATGGATTATTATTCCTTGTGAACTAGTTGAAAATAATGGGGATGTATTAAAAAGTATTTGTCAGCAAATTATCAAAGACTGGAAATTACCTATTTTATTCTCTAAATGGATTGATGAAAGCTGCACATTTTGTAATACATTAGTAGATCGTATTGTCCCAGGTTATCCAGATAAAGAAGCAGATAACTGGTTTGAAAGATTAGGTTATTCTGATGAGCTTTTGACAATGGCTGAGCCTTATCATTTATTTGTAATAGAAGGACCCAAACAATTGAGTGGTAAACTTCCTTTTGTAGAAGCAGGATTAAACGTAAAATTCGAGCCTATTGAGTTTTATCGTAACCTTAAAGTAAGGCTATTAAATGGTCCACATTCCATTATGTCTGTTATAGGACTACAGCTAGAAGTGGAAACAGTAAAAGAGGCCTTGGAACATCCCTTGCTGGGTAATTTTATACAGAATGTTATGAGGAAAGAGATAGCTTTAACCTTGCCAAAGAGTGAAGATAAAAAAATTAACGAATATATATCAGAAGTTATAGATCGTTTTTCAAACCCTTATTTACACCATCTATTAAAAGATATTAGTCTTAATAGTTATTCTAAATTTTATGTTCGTTTATGGCCAATTGTTAGGGAATCGGATAAGGGTTACCGAAAAAAATTATTATTTTCCTTAGCTGCATTAATTACTTTCTTTTATAACCGTGAAGGAATTAAAGATAATGAAGAAGTAGTTTCAATGTTTGCTGAATTATATAGTAGTAATTTTACGAACCAAAGTGTTTTGCAGAAATTTATTGAAGAGAAAATTTTACTTTCATGGGGTATGGACACTTCAGAAATAAGCGATGTTGCTCAAGAACTTGTACAAAGTATTAGTATCATCTTAAATGAAGGAATGGAAAAAGCATTAGCATTACAGTTGAAATGA
- a CDS encoding bifunctional 4-hydroxy-2-oxoglutarate aldolase/2-dehydro-3-deoxy-phosphogluconate aldolase encodes MNKDNVLKQLSNSGIIPVMRNMNPESIVSIIEALRDGGLNTVEITIEQKGGLEAIRAAKSHYGDALCIGAGTVLSEAQAQSAIEAGADFIVTPIVSKEVIALANKAERFIACGALTPTEIFEAHMAGADLVKVFPADAMGASYFKNVKGPLRSIPLMPTGGITLSNLGDYVKNGAICVGVGSAIYQYETNAEITNAAKAFVSAFQLARN; translated from the coding sequence ATGAATAAAGATAATGTTTTAAAACAATTGTCAAATTCGGGTATTATACCTGTTATGCGCAATATGAATCCAGAGAGTATTGTAAGCATTATAGAAGCTTTACGTGATGGCGGACTAAATACAGTAGAAATTACTATCGAACAAAAAGGTGGACTTGAAGCAATTAGAGCTGCAAAATCTCATTACGGAGATGCGTTATGTATTGGTGCAGGGACTGTTTTATCAGAGGCTCAGGCCCAATCTGCTATTGAGGCGGGAGCAGACTTTATAGTCACGCCTATTGTTAGTAAAGAGGTAATAGCCCTAGCCAATAAGGCAGAACGTTTTATAGCATGTGGTGCTTTGACTCCAACTGAAATTTTTGAAGCACATATGGCGGGTGCTGATTTAGTAAAAGTTTTTCCAGCGGATGCAATGGGGGCATCCTATTTTAAAAATGTAAAAGGTCCATTAAGATCTATTCCACTCATGCCAACAGGTGGCATTACATTAAGTAATTTAGGGGACTATGTGAAAAATGGAGCTATTTGTGTTGGTGTTGGAAGTGCAATTTATCAATATGAAACAAATGCTGAAATTACGAATGCGGCAAAAGCATTTGTATCTGCATTTCAACTTGCTAGAAATTAG
- a CDS encoding ABC transporter permease, with amino-acid sequence MTQKGIFQRIKKDWVIYLMLFPAILYFVIFNVIPIIGMKLAFQDYRVIGDNIWVGLKHFKVLFDSPAFFDVLQNTIIISSMKIIFFFPIPIILSLMINELRNGPFRKYVQSVIYLPHFLSWVVIAGVWISLLSPDSGGVNVIRNFFQLPTLDYMTSKDHIRWVLVFSEMWRSAGWDSIIYLAAIMKISPSLYEAARIDGASTLQQMRFITFPQLLSTVVVVFILNLGFFLNAGFDQVFNMINDSTISKIDILDTYVYRIGILNGQYAYATAASLFKGVIGVVLILSTHFISKRLTGKGVW; translated from the coding sequence ATGACACAGAAGGGGATATTCCAAAGAATTAAAAAAGACTGGGTCATTTACTTGATGCTCTTTCCGGCCATATTATATTTTGTCATTTTTAATGTGATCCCTATTATCGGCATGAAGCTCGCTTTTCAGGATTACCGTGTTATTGGGGATAATATCTGGGTCGGTTTGAAGCATTTTAAAGTACTATTCGATTCTCCAGCTTTTTTTGATGTATTACAAAATACGATTATTATTAGTTCGATGAAGATAATTTTCTTTTTTCCAATCCCGATTATACTTTCATTGATGATCAATGAACTTAGAAATGGGCCATTTAGAAAATACGTACAATCTGTGATTTATTTACCTCATTTCCTTTCATGGGTAGTTATTGCAGGAGTATGGATTAGCTTACTTAGTCCTGATAGCGGTGGCGTAAATGTCATCAGAAATTTTTTTCAACTACCAACTCTAGATTATATGACAAGTAAAGATCATATCAGATGGGTGCTAGTATTTTCGGAAATGTGGAGAAGTGCTGGATGGGATTCCATCATTTATCTTGCAGCTATTATGAAAATTAGTCCTTCTTTGTATGAAGCAGCACGTATAGACGGAGCTTCTACTTTACAACAAATGCGTTTTATCACGTTTCCACAACTGTTAAGTACAGTCGTAGTCGTTTTCATACTAAATTTAGGTTTCTTCTTGAATGCAGGGTTTGACCAAGTATTCAATATGATTAACGATTCTACGATTAGTAAAATCGATATTCTCGATACATATGTCTACCGTATCGGAATTCTCAATGGACAATACGCTTATGCAACGGCAGCCAGTCTTTTTAAAGGTGTAATTGGTGTTGTTTTAATACTGAGCACACATTTTATATCGAAAAGGCTGACGGGGAAAGGAGTATGGTAA
- the rbsK gene encoding ribokinase produces MKKIAVVGSINSDYFVEADVLPKTGETILGNNFFRALGGKGANQAVAASRLGAQVTFFGSVGNDDNGNFAKDSFLLENVETSFLNAVNNAHTGAAFVEISNSENRIIVIPGANSHTNEKYVKSHLEQILKHDIFIFQLEIPMETIEYLIPILYENQKIIIVNPAPSQHIKQDILEKITYLTPNEHEYHLVLDQSDSKMEDALSKFPNKLVITCGQEGVKFFDGSRIVNVPARTVQAVDTTGAGDTFCGAFAVALAEGKDLSECIRFGNIAAALSVQKKGAQAGMPYRKDLDQIFKKELIHDTEGDIPKN; encoded by the coding sequence ATGAAAAAAATAGCAGTGGTCGGCAGTATAAATAGTGATTATTTTGTGGAGGCAGATGTGCTTCCTAAGACAGGTGAGACAATACTAGGAAACAACTTTTTTAGAGCACTCGGAGGAAAGGGTGCAAATCAGGCTGTAGCTGCCTCTCGTTTAGGAGCACAGGTCACGTTTTTTGGCTCTGTCGGTAATGACGACAATGGGAATTTTGCAAAGGATTCTTTTCTTCTGGAAAACGTAGAAACTTCTTTTCTTAACGCTGTGAATAACGCACATACAGGAGCAGCCTTCGTTGAAATTAGTAATTCTGAAAACCGAATCATTGTAATTCCGGGAGCTAATAGCCATACAAATGAGAAGTATGTAAAAAGTCACTTAGAACAGATTTTGAAGCATGATATTTTTATTTTCCAGCTGGAGATACCAATGGAAACGATTGAATACCTTATACCAATTCTCTATGAGAACCAAAAGATAATTATTGTGAATCCAGCCCCATCTCAACATATAAAACAAGACATTCTAGAGAAAATTACTTATTTAACTCCAAATGAACATGAATACCATTTGGTTCTCGATCAGTCAGACAGTAAGATGGAGGATGCATTGAGCAAATTTCCTAATAAGCTCGTAATAACATGCGGTCAAGAAGGGGTTAAATTTTTTGATGGGAGTCGCATAGTTAATGTTCCAGCCCGAACAGTTCAAGCAGTAGATACAACTGGTGCTGGAGATACTTTTTGTGGTGCCTTTGCTGTTGCACTAGCTGAAGGGAAGGATTTGAGCGAATGTATCCGCTTTGGAAATATTGCTGCAGCCTTGTCCGTACAGAAGAAGGGTGCACAAGCGGGCATGCCGTATAGAAAAGACTTAGATCAAATTTTTAAAAAGGAGCTAATCCATGACACAGAAGGGGATATTCCAAAGAATTAA
- a CDS encoding UxaA family hydrolase, producing the protein MMATKQSLIQIHPSDNVWIALEDFKKGQSIEQGGLTVLLREDIMRGHKIAIKPISFGENVVKYGFPIGKAIQEIEVGTLIHSHNLKTNLDGELSYTYQPPKKSISTNEEINLPTFQGYKRENGDVGVRNEIWIINTVGCINKVSENLAKMANKIFDADNFDGVQSFSHPYGCSQLGDDLVYTQKILSNLVHHPNAGGVVVLGLGCENNYIDLFKNEIGAYNPDRVKFLSVQEVDDEMEEGMELITNLFQYVTSFHREEVPVSALKIGLKCGGSDGLSGITANPLVGSFSDKLIGYHGATVLTEVPEMFGAETILMERAKDEEIFGDIVNLVNDFKQYFIKYNQPVYENPSPGNKEGGITTLEEKSLGCVQKGGFAPVNDVIPYGSKLRKNGLTLLQGPGNDLVSTTVMAASGCQIVLFTTGRGTPFGGPTPTVKISTNTPLFERKKNWMDFNAGTIVEGQSMSQVTNEFFNYILDVASGTKLTNNEVFGFKEIAIFKDGVTM; encoded by the coding sequence ATGATGGCAACTAAACAATCACTAATTCAAATTCATCCATCCGATAATGTTTGGATAGCTTTAGAAGATTTTAAAAAAGGTCAGTCTATTGAACAGGGTGGGCTAACAGTTCTATTAAGAGAGGATATTATGAGGGGTCACAAAATTGCTATTAAACCTATTTCATTTGGAGAAAATGTTGTGAAGTATGGTTTTCCGATTGGAAAAGCTATTCAAGAGATTGAAGTTGGTACGCTAATCCATTCACATAATTTAAAAACAAATTTAGATGGTGAACTAAGTTATACGTATCAACCACCAAAGAAAAGCATTAGTACAAATGAAGAAATTAATCTTCCTACATTTCAAGGATACAAACGAGAAAATGGAGATGTAGGAGTTCGAAATGAGATTTGGATTATTAACACAGTAGGATGCATCAATAAAGTTTCAGAGAATTTAGCTAAAATGGCAAATAAAATATTTGATGCAGATAATTTTGATGGGGTCCAGTCCTTTTCACATCCATATGGATGCTCTCAATTAGGTGATGACTTAGTTTACACGCAAAAAATACTTTCTAATTTGGTTCATCATCCTAATGCAGGCGGTGTAGTTGTTTTAGGGCTAGGCTGCGAAAATAATTATATTGATTTATTTAAAAATGAAATAGGCGCATATAACCCAGATCGTGTGAAATTTTTAAGTGTACAAGAAGTAGACGATGAAATGGAAGAAGGCATGGAGTTAATAACAAATCTCTTTCAATATGTAACCTCTTTTCATCGAGAGGAAGTACCTGTTTCAGCATTGAAAATTGGCTTGAAATGTGGAGGAAGTGATGGGTTGTCAGGTATCACTGCGAATCCTCTTGTAGGATCATTCTCTGACAAATTAATTGGTTATCATGGTGCGACTGTATTAACGGAAGTTCCAGAGATGTTTGGAGCAGAAACGATATTAATGGAAAGAGCAAAAGATGAAGAAATATTTGGCGATATTGTAAATCTAGTAAATGATTTTAAACAATATTTTATAAAATACAACCAACCAGTATATGAGAATCCATCTCCTGGAAATAAAGAAGGTGGAATTACAACACTCGAAGAAAAATCTCTGGGATGTGTTCAAAAAGGTGGTTTTGCACCTGTGAACGACGTAATTCCTTATGGTAGTAAGCTCAGAAAAAATGGATTGACCCTATTACAAGGTCCTGGGAATGATTTAGTTTCAACAACAGTTATGGCAGCTTCCGGATGCCAGATTGTACTATTTACAACAGGTAGAGGAACTCCATTTGGAGGACCTACTCCTACTGTGAAGATTTCTACTAATACACCATTATTTGAACGCAAAAAAAATTGGATGGACTTTAATGCTGGAACAATTGTTGAGGGGCAAAGTATGAGCCAAGTAACAAATGAGTTTTTCAATTATATTTTAGATGTGGCTTCTGGAACTAAACTTACTAATAATGAAGTTTTCGGATTTAAAGAAATAGCAATTTTTAAAGACGGAGTAACTATGTAA
- a CDS encoding zinc-binding alcohol dehydrogenase family protein, protein MKTIVCTEPKSLIIEQRESPVLVNKSDVKISIKRVGICGTDIHAFGGNQPFFTYPRVLGHELSGIVESVGSNVLDIQTGDLVTVIPYMHCGICGSCQNGKTNCCTEMKVLGVHMDGGMAESIVVPSSHVFPVNQLSSEMAAMVEPLSIGAHAVRRSTIQKGETVLVIGAGPIGLGVAKFAKLQGARTIIMDISPERLKFAKEWTNCDYIIVGSDTTEADILHINNNKLPSIVFDATGNKHSMMKAFDFVCHGGRLVYVGLVKDTISFFNPDFHSKELTLLASRNATKEDFEYVIQCMNAGEINENYVSRVIEFEEIIPLFNNGDFNFNKTLLRFGE, encoded by the coding sequence ATGAAAACAATTGTTTGTACAGAACCAAAATCACTAATAATAGAACAAAGAGAATCTCCAGTATTAGTGAATAAATCAGATGTGAAAATTTCGATTAAACGAGTTGGAATATGTGGAACAGATATACATGCGTTCGGAGGGAATCAACCATTTTTTACATATCCTCGAGTACTAGGTCATGAGTTATCTGGAATTGTAGAAAGTGTTGGTTCTAATGTATTGGATATCCAAACCGGAGATTTAGTAACAGTTATTCCTTATATGCATTGTGGAATTTGTGGATCTTGTCAAAATGGTAAAACTAATTGTTGTACGGAAATGAAGGTATTAGGTGTACATATGGATGGAGGAATGGCAGAATCTATAGTGGTCCCGTCTTCTCATGTTTTTCCCGTTAATCAATTGTCATCTGAAATGGCAGCTATGGTGGAACCCCTAAGTATTGGTGCCCATGCGGTTAGAAGATCAACTATTCAAAAAGGTGAAACTGTTCTAGTAATTGGTGCCGGTCCAATTGGACTTGGTGTTGCCAAATTTGCGAAGCTACAAGGTGCTCGAACAATTATAATGGATATTAGCCCAGAGCGCTTAAAGTTTGCGAAAGAATGGACAAATTGTGATTATATTATAGTTGGTTCCGACACTACGGAAGCAGATATTTTACATATTAATAATAACAAATTACCTTCAATTGTATTTGATGCTACTGGTAATAAACATTCCATGATGAAGGCATTCGATTTTGTTTGTCACGGTGGTAGGTTAGTATATGTTGGATTAGTTAAAGATACGATTAGCTTCTTTAATCCTGACTTTCATTCGAAAGAATTAACGCTTTTAGCTAGCAGAAATGCTACTAAAGAAGATTTTGAATATGTTATTCAGTGTATGAATGCAGGGGAAATAAATGAAAACTATGTTTCAAGAGTTATTGAGTTTGAAGAAATAATTCCTCTTTTTAATAACGGTGATTTTAATTTTAACAAGACACTCCTTCGTTTCGGAGAATAA
- a CDS encoding acyclic terpene utilization AtuA family protein, whose amino-acid sequence MGNEIKILSPCGMLGYGFPEESFLRGMKEEPHGIVVDAGSTDAGPHKLGAGVSIVSRRAAKKDLTIILENGIPKKIPIIIGSAGGAGAQVHVDWTMDIIEEVLEEMGLRAKIAIVWADIPNDLVMEANQQGRIKPLSPNIPSLNEEVILETNGIVAQMGHEPILEALQKKADIIVCGRAYDPSPFAAIGIFHGKDPGLSYHLGKILECGALCAEPGTTKDSILGIIGETSFKVKSLNPKRSCTSISVAAHTFYEKEHPYILHGPGFTLNLEQCEFKELADGVVEVSNSKYIPAEQHFIKLEGARKVAYRTFVLAGIRDPILLENVEDIEKRVKQQVSDYYDEIPSNDYKVNFYNYGMNAVLGDKEKEVFRGHEIGVVIEVIAKDQELANSICATARSTFLHFAHEKRKSTAGNLAFPFAPSDIEFGPVYEFSVYHLMEIEDNPFRIEYR is encoded by the coding sequence ATGGGTAATGAGATTAAGATTTTATCTCCCTGTGGAATGTTGGGATATGGGTTTCCAGAGGAATCATTCTTACGAGGAATGAAAGAGGAACCCCATGGGATTGTAGTGGATGCAGGATCGACAGATGCGGGGCCTCATAAACTCGGAGCCGGTGTTTCAATTGTTAGTAGGCGCGCTGCAAAAAAGGATTTAACCATTATATTGGAAAATGGAATTCCAAAGAAAATACCAATTATCATTGGCTCAGCTGGCGGAGCAGGAGCACAGGTGCATGTAGATTGGACTATGGACATTATCGAAGAAGTTTTGGAGGAAATGGGTCTTCGAGCAAAAATAGCTATTGTGTGGGCGGATATTCCAAATGATTTAGTAATGGAAGCAAATCAACAAGGAAGAATAAAACCCTTAAGTCCTAATATACCTTCTTTAAATGAGGAGGTTATTCTTGAGACAAATGGAATTGTAGCGCAAATGGGGCATGAACCGATTTTGGAGGCTCTACAAAAAAAGGCAGATATTATTGTTTGTGGAAGAGCATATGACCCTTCCCCTTTTGCGGCAATCGGAATTTTTCATGGAAAAGATCCTGGGCTTTCTTATCATCTTGGAAAGATATTGGAATGCGGCGCTCTTTGCGCAGAGCCGGGAACGACGAAGGATAGTATTTTAGGTATCATCGGTGAAACCTCTTTCAAAGTGAAGTCTTTAAACCCGAAACGTAGCTGTACATCGATAAGCGTGGCTGCACACACTTTTTATGAGAAAGAGCATCCATATATTCTTCATGGGCCAGGATTCACTTTGAACCTAGAGCAATGCGAGTTTAAAGAATTAGCAGATGGAGTTGTGGAAGTTTCTAATAGCAAGTATATTCCCGCGGAGCAGCATTTCATAAAGCTGGAGGGAGCTCGGAAAGTTGCTTATCGTACATTTGTATTGGCTGGTATAAGAGATCCGATTTTATTGGAAAACGTAGAGGATATAGAAAAACGTGTGAAGCAACAGGTAAGTGATTACTATGATGAAATTCCAAGCAATGATTACAAAGTGAATTTTTACAATTACGGGATGAATGCAGTCCTTGGCGATAAAGAAAAAGAAGTCTTCAGAGGACATGAAATCGGCGTTGTAATAGAAGTAATTGCAAAGGACCAGGAGCTTGCAAATAGTATTTGTGCAACTGCAAGATCTACCTTTTTACACTTTGCTCACGAAAAAAGAAAGTCCACAGCAGGAAACCTTGCTTTTCCTTTTGCGCCAAGTGATATTGAGTTCGGACCAGTATATGAGTTTTCCGTATATCACTTAATGGAAATAGAAGATAATCCGTTCCGAATTGAGTATAGATAG
- a CDS encoding DUF4387 domain-containing protein, with product MEKLFDIAKVLRSKNSGPFELTMDILFDSAEKYQRVKNSNKITTEMICSLYNIPESDIRHIVFFDPAMGIKITILREVSSGTIGDRDVYGAQQHAPLMNILID from the coding sequence ATGGAAAAGTTATTTGATATCGCAAAGGTATTAAGAAGTAAAAATTCAGGACCATTTGAACTGACAATGGATATTTTATTTGATAGTGCTGAAAAATATCAGCGGGTTAAAAATTCAAATAAAATTACAACCGAGATGATCTGTAGTCTTTATAACATTCCAGAAAGTGATATCCGTCATATTGTGTTTTTTGATCCTGCAATGGGCATAAAGATAACAATTCTAAGGGAAGTTTCTTCAGGAACTATTGGAGATAGAGATGTATATGGCGCACAGCAGCATGCTCCATTGATGAACATACTAATAGATTAG